From the Schistocerca piceifrons isolate TAMUIC-IGC-003096 chromosome 2, iqSchPice1.1, whole genome shotgun sequence genome, the window AAATATCACAAAGTTCCCCATATCTACAGTGTTTTTCTTCTCTGGTTTTCAACAGTGTAAAGTTAGTTGTACAGGTTGAAGAAACAGCAAGTGGAAGCagtcatggattcagaaaataatgATAATAGTGTTAGCAATTCATCAGAAGATGTGTTGACAGAGGAGCAGAGACAGTTTATTGAAATGTGTGAGACAGAATTCTCAAATAGATTTACAGAAACTGATGAAGAATATTGTAAAGTACAACAGACAAGAATGTCACCTCCAATAGTTGATCCGTGGTAT encodes:
- the LOC124775815 gene encoding uncharacterized protein LOC124775815, producing the protein MDSENNDNSVSNSSEDVLTEEQRQFIEMCETEFSNRFTETDEEYCKVQQTRMSPPIVDPWYNKPRRNYDWPAREGSGHRRNPSWRSERWQSQGGYQHPRQDHYYDRRHRPY